Proteins from a single region of Dysosmobacter acutus:
- a CDS encoding helix-turn-helix transcriptional regulator — MASDKNGKGGISVLLLSRRLSKTDSSAGNRSIGGSLVLYWLCMVLAMLAAALLLLSVTGVLSRTARQFGETAALQQSNTAALFTAQMDALAAQGIELSETVGGELERFLARRGLSFDALNDDPALIAELESLMIPALETTMAGSTCSGVYFCLDATANTTLPESKTSRMGVYLRYSGLRSAHPSGITAYFRGAVDAARENGLQLHNRWNPELDTSLIPGYRQVMAWEGERLSGGCLWTGRVPLLDTWESVTLLCVPVRDGSGTVRGVCGMELSELYFGLSHSTVPSSYGSFLMLLAPMNGDTLLLDKAMLGSTEGTDLSASGEMRIRSGRDYDTFIWNDTTYLGKYQVIPGRLADGYPLAAVTLIPESGYRHRAQTARISWILGSLGFLAGMLVLAAALSRRFATPIAQGFAAARSQAQDWQPTGIREIDELTAYFHSRLRESQPEAALPRQVESLVSELIDRAKGLTGTERVILRYYAEGYAVKDISGLLFISVGTVKGHNSHIYSKLGVDSYDSLKAYLDVLRRCDRLEDLLQGGGK, encoded by the coding sequence ATGGCAAGTGACAAAAACGGGAAGGGAGGGATCTCCGTGTTGCTTTTGAGCAGGCGTCTGTCCAAAACTGACAGTTCAGCGGGCAACCGCAGCATCGGCGGCAGTCTGGTGCTGTACTGGCTGTGTATGGTGCTGGCGATGCTGGCTGCCGCGCTGCTACTGCTGAGCGTGACGGGGGTCCTCTCCCGCACAGCACGCCAATTCGGGGAGACGGCGGCTTTGCAGCAGAGCAACACCGCCGCACTTTTTACTGCCCAGATGGATGCCCTCGCCGCGCAGGGCATTGAGCTTTCCGAAACGGTCGGCGGAGAGCTGGAGCGCTTTCTTGCCCGCCGCGGTCTCTCCTTTGACGCGCTGAATGACGATCCGGCGCTTATCGCAGAGCTGGAATCCCTGATGATCCCCGCTCTGGAAACCACCATGGCGGGCAGCACCTGCAGCGGCGTATATTTCTGTCTGGATGCCACAGCCAATACAACGCTGCCGGAATCCAAAACCTCCCGCATGGGGGTGTATCTCCGCTATTCCGGTCTGCGCTCTGCCCATCCCAGCGGCATCACAGCCTATTTCCGGGGAGCGGTGGATGCCGCGCGGGAAAACGGCCTGCAGCTTCATAACCGCTGGAATCCGGAGCTGGACACGTCCCTGATCCCCGGCTACCGGCAGGTCATGGCGTGGGAGGGTGAGCGGCTCTCCGGCGGCTGCCTCTGGACGGGGCGGGTGCCGCTGCTGGATACCTGGGAGAGCGTGACGCTGCTGTGCGTTCCCGTGCGGGATGGGAGTGGAACGGTGCGGGGGGTCTGCGGCATGGAGCTCAGCGAGCTCTACTTTGGCCTCTCCCACAGCACGGTCCCCAGCTCCTACGGCAGCTTTCTGATGCTGCTGGCCCCTATGAACGGGGATACCCTCCTTCTGGATAAGGCCATGCTGGGCAGCACGGAGGGGACGGACCTGTCGGCCTCCGGCGAGATGAGAATCCGAAGCGGCCGGGACTACGATACCTTTATCTGGAACGATACGACCTATCTTGGAAAGTACCAGGTCATCCCCGGACGGCTGGCGGATGGCTATCCGCTGGCGGCGGTAACGCTGATACCGGAGAGCGGCTACCGCCACCGTGCCCAGACCGCCCGCATCAGCTGGATCCTTGGTTCCCTGGGCTTCCTTGCGGGGATGCTGGTGCTGGCCGCCGCCCTTTCCCGCCGCTTTGCCACGCCCATTGCCCAGGGCTTTGCGGCGGCCAGAAGCCAGGCGCAGGACTGGCAGCCCACGGGGATCCGGGAGATCGACGAGCTGACGGCCTACTTCCACAGCCGCCTGCGGGAAAGCCAGCCCGAGGCCGCCCTGCCCCGGCAGGTGGAAAGCCTTGTGTCCGAGCTGATCGACCGGGCAAAGGGACTGACCGGTACAGAGCGCGTGATCCTGCGCTACTATGCCGAGGGCTATGCTGTCAAGGACATCTCCGGCCTGCTGTTCATCAGCGTGGGGACGGTGAAGGGACACAACAGCCACATCTACAGCAAGCTGGGAGTGGATTCCTACGACAGCCTGAAAGCTTACCTGGATGTACTCCGGCGCTGTGATCGGCTGGAGGACCTGCTGCAGGGCGGCGGTAAATGA
- a CDS encoding extracellular solute-binding protein, whose product MKKRIFLLAALAAGLVLCLAACGETNGDPITVTLWHVYGGEVNSPMNALVEEFNRTVGQEQGIRVRVDSVSNSGVIHESVLAAAYKDPGAPELPDLFVSYPKTVLALPDENILADYRDYFTDEELEGYLPEFVEEGTIHDRLVILPLAKSTEILFVNKTAFDRFAAETGASLGELATWEGLYAMAERYADWSGGKCFFVHDYHFNYFQVGVESLGEDFFDKNGIAFGPKFAYAWEPYARAALTGGLWLGSGYATEPLRTGDVIASVASSASVLYYSDVVTYEDNRTEQVEIVSLPCPIFEDGEKLVMQRGVGVCTVKSTPEREKACMTFLKWLTEPERNADFVTSLGYMPVTKEGFDRYLPAAIETLSDPMYVSLYEAFLKTRQDYTFYVPPQREDYLNLETHFEKAVRLRLAAGRAQYLEQGADALEPLLRTVREELQKSYGK is encoded by the coding sequence ATGAAAAAACGAATCTTCCTGCTGGCGGCGCTGGCCGCCGGTCTTGTGCTGTGCCTCGCCGCTTGCGGGGAAACCAACGGAGACCCCATCACCGTCACCCTCTGGCATGTTTACGGAGGTGAGGTAAACTCGCCCATGAACGCGCTGGTGGAAGAGTTCAACCGCACCGTCGGGCAGGAGCAGGGCATCCGGGTGCGGGTGGACAGCGTCAGCAACAGCGGCGTTATCCACGAGAGCGTGCTGGCCGCTGCCTACAAGGACCCCGGAGCGCCCGAGCTGCCGGACCTGTTCGTGTCTTACCCAAAGACCGTGCTGGCGCTGCCGGATGAGAACATTCTGGCGGACTACCGGGACTATTTCACCGACGAAGAGCTGGAGGGCTACCTCCCTGAATTTGTTGAGGAAGGAACGATCCATGACCGGCTGGTCATTCTGCCGCTGGCAAAATCCACGGAGATCCTCTTTGTGAACAAAACGGCCTTTGACCGTTTCGCCGCCGAAACCGGCGCAAGCCTGGGCGAACTGGCCACCTGGGAGGGGCTGTACGCCATGGCGGAGCGGTATGCGGACTGGTCGGGCGGCAAGTGCTTCTTCGTTCACGACTACCACTTCAACTATTTCCAGGTGGGGGTGGAGTCGCTGGGCGAGGACTTTTTCGACAAGAACGGCATTGCCTTCGGCCCCAAATTCGCCTACGCATGGGAGCCTTACGCCAGAGCTGCGCTGACCGGCGGGCTGTGGCTGGGCAGCGGCTATGCCACCGAGCCGCTGCGCACCGGCGACGTGATCGCGTCCGTCGCCTCATCCGCCAGCGTGCTGTACTATTCCGACGTTGTGACCTATGAGGACAACCGTACCGAGCAGGTGGAGATCGTCTCGCTGCCCTGTCCCATCTTCGAGGACGGAGAAAAGCTGGTCATGCAGCGGGGCGTGGGAGTCTGCACGGTAAAGTCCACGCCGGAGCGGGAAAAGGCCTGCATGACCTTCCTGAAGTGGCTGACCGAGCCGGAGCGGAATGCGGACTTCGTTACATCCCTTGGATACATGCCGGTGACGAAGGAGGGCTTTGACCGCTACCTGCCTGCCGCCATCGAGACGCTGAGCGATCCCATGTATGTTTCGCTCTATGAAGCCTTTCTGAAAACGCGGCAGGACTACACGTTCTATGTGCCGCCCCAGCGGGAGGATTATCTCAATCTTGAGACCCACTTTGAAAAGGCGGTGCGTCTGCGCCTGGCGGCCGGGCGAGCCCAGTACCTGGAGCAGGGCGCGGACGCACTGGAGCCGCTGCTTCGTACCGTGCGGGAAGAGCTCCAAAAAAGCTATGGCAAGTGA
- a CDS encoding S-layer homology domain-containing protein, giving the protein MRLIDVGDGAKLTLNSGKLHLKFNADADLDNTTIWSTGTVEINGGTVAISCPNTWDERGSNLYNQDYALSSSGKAVINGGTLDGRVLLAVVAKASGVADNVITGGDFKKSIYIHKDKDVTGDVPLNVSIQGGTYYYTPGYFTRPANAPYFPGKKESDPSELFQFATGDFTEKDVPHDGAVYPAFPGESSGFNGSNYDVKAFASMFPKNAIITAAGQKYDYYDVREDEPMHIVVNDAAFTGSSSALDLAHLVNSHYKTITVTTLPEDALKDMKLTVGSDGTPLPAKGTSTVSGDVTLGSDGNLTKDVYITARGNQQLKEMYYSKPSKIDFGYRLNIFKDGERVDYTGVISQTYAAVGDEISVSVQLPNFKFEEGVYTFRLGLYAYLRGSEAQIGEYLVGLWKLTAEKEPPAPVAHSIKIGNTHGTATPSTAMAGETVTVKAKDRTADNMMFTQWYTETAGVTFADATKQETTFVMPDCDVEVNPGYHGVSFTNQPTGSWLSSVDDSKVYFAFSQPITSWKLVNEDNTTLASGNAESANALVAATLGPKPDKTEMTCRVIVTANGQNFTSNEFTLKWYNVPGAPDVTVYPEGGKFVETLDVNLETPNTYWEILYTTDGSDPYDKSGTTWTKNPAATVSNDSTQVKISKDTTIKACLYNSEGYSNMEKFGDIATCDFTKVELTPPVADPPSGTSFYDSLNVSLSTDIVNAKIMLSYNDGDVDDLSDPNQWKEYEPEKESITLSGSYGMHGFDALTGIRMEHPDGYTYWVHSDKQEYLYPRISYATIADASVVGKVNEEINPVNVSITLSGDVFAEDLTAGVDVSSWFTNLPAGLTAKVKDRTNYTKTLVITISGTPTATSAAAISVEMPKSALRYTGTGTAIEQTVLPNSKAVYSIVEGGTHTHNYSAWAKLDDNCHYQTCSVAGCDEPTKFEDHTLVGNWKLDTADNTKHYKECDVCKGKVEAPHVESSKITVIPAGIGKEGTWKTECVDCGKPMNTGTFPALTAISAVNVTVTAPVKGETPKDATTADATYSVANTAWDPTVSGTFAGGTKYTVTVSLEAIGNNRFTNATTFQINGKTAAVVGTKPTAAGADSTKITLEFPATSSGSTGGGGGGGVTTYPITVKSAKNGDVTASHKSASKGTAVTLTVDPDKGYVLDTLTVLDGKDKEIKLTEKNGKYTFTMPASKVTVAATFKASAPTGKNPFIDVPAGSYYEDAVVWAVEKGITSGTSAVTFDPNGNCTRAQAVTFLWRAAGSPAPKTKVMPFTDVPSGSYYYDAVLWAMEQGITKGTSDTAFSPNASCTRAQIVTFLWRANGSPAVSGNSAFTDVAADAYYAAAVTWAEKNGVTGGIGGGLFGSNNNCTRAQIVTFLYRSVK; this is encoded by the coding sequence ATGCGTTTGATCGATGTCGGGGATGGTGCCAAGCTGACACTGAACAGCGGCAAGCTGCATTTGAAATTCAATGCCGATGCCGATTTGGACAACACAACAATCTGGTCCACGGGAACGGTGGAGATCAACGGCGGCACTGTTGCCATTTCGTGCCCTAACACTTGGGATGAACGAGGAAGTAATCTTTATAATCAGGACTACGCACTGAGTTCGTCCGGCAAGGCCGTGATCAACGGCGGCACCCTTGATGGCCGCGTTTTGCTCGCCGTCGTTGCCAAGGCCTCCGGCGTTGCGGACAATGTGATCACCGGCGGCGACTTCAAGAAGTCGATCTATATCCATAAGGATAAAGACGTGACGGGGGATGTGCCTCTGAACGTATCCATTCAGGGCGGCACCTACTACTATACACCCGGGTATTTCACCCGCCCCGCCAATGCCCCGTACTTTCCGGGAAAGAAAGAAAGTGACCCCTCTGAACTATTCCAATTCGCTACGGGGGATTTTACAGAGAAGGATGTACCTCATGACGGCGCTGTTTATCCTGCATTTCCCGGCGAAAGTTCGGGTTTCAATGGTTCCAATTACGATGTGAAAGCATTTGCCTCCATGTTCCCCAAGAACGCGATCATCACTGCCGCGGGGCAGAAGTATGATTACTATGACGTGAGGGAAGATGAGCCGATGCACATCGTCGTTAACGATGCTGCGTTTACCGGCTCCAGCAGTGCCTTAGACCTTGCGCATCTGGTAAACAGCCACTATAAGACCATCACGGTCACAACGCTGCCCGAGGACGCGCTGAAGGACATGAAGCTGACCGTTGGCTCGGATGGCACGCCGCTTCCCGCCAAAGGCACCTCCACCGTTTCCGGCGATGTGACGCTTGGCAGCGACGGCAATCTGACAAAGGATGTCTATATCACCGCCCGCGGCAATCAGCAGCTGAAGGAAATGTATTACAGCAAACCCAGCAAGATCGACTTCGGCTACAGGCTGAATATCTTCAAGGACGGCGAGAGAGTAGACTACACGGGGGTTATTAGCCAGACCTATGCCGCCGTGGGTGACGAGATTTCTGTCAGCGTGCAGCTGCCGAACTTCAAGTTTGAGGAAGGCGTATATACCTTCCGCCTCGGTCTCTATGCCTACCTCCGCGGCTCGGAGGCGCAGATCGGTGAATACCTCGTTGGTCTTTGGAAGCTGACGGCGGAAAAGGAACCCCCCGCACCCGTGGCGCATAGCATCAAGATTGGAAACACCCACGGTACGGCAACCCCCTCCACGGCAATGGCCGGAGAAACCGTCACCGTGAAGGCGAAGGATCGCACCGCCGACAACATGATGTTTACCCAGTGGTATACGGAAACTGCCGGTGTGACTTTTGCGGATGCGACCAAGCAGGAAACAACCTTTGTTATGCCGGACTGCGATGTGGAAGTGAACCCCGGCTACCATGGGGTTTCGTTCACCAATCAGCCTACCGGCAGCTGGCTTTCTTCGGTTGATGACAGCAAGGTTTACTTTGCATTCAGCCAGCCCATCACAAGCTGGAAGCTGGTGAATGAAGATAATACAACGCTTGCCAGCGGCAACGCTGAAAGTGCGAATGCTCTTGTCGCGGCAACTCTGGGTCCAAAGCCTGATAAAACAGAGATGACCTGCCGGGTTATCGTTACCGCCAATGGTCAGAACTTTACAAGCAATGAGTTTACTTTGAAATGGTATAACGTCCCGGGCGCACCGGATGTAACGGTATATCCAGAAGGCGGCAAGTTCGTTGAGACGCTTGATGTAAACCTGGAAACGCCGAATACCTATTGGGAGATTCTCTATACCACGGACGGTTCTGACCCGTATGACAAGAGTGGAACGACCTGGACAAAGAATCCAGCCGCCACAGTATCAAACGATAGTACACAAGTAAAGATTAGCAAGGACACCACCATCAAGGCTTGCCTTTATAACTCTGAGGGTTACAGCAATATGGAGAAATTTGGCGACATCGCAACCTGTGACTTCACTAAGGTTGAACTCACGCCACCTGTTGCCGACCCTCCTTCCGGCACCAGCTTCTATGATAGCCTGAACGTCTCCCTGTCCACTGATATTGTCAATGCAAAGATCATGTTGTCTTATAATGATGGTGATGTAGATGATCTCAGCGATCCCAACCAGTGGAAGGAATATGAACCGGAGAAGGAGAGCATCACTCTTAGCGGTAGTTATGGTATGCACGGATTCGACGCACTCACCGGTATCCGTATGGAGCATCCCGATGGTTATACATATTGGGTGCATAGCGATAAGCAGGAATATTTATATCCTCGCATTTCCTATGCCACTATTGCCGACGCAAGCGTAGTCGGCAAGGTAAATGAAGAAATCAACCCTGTCAACGTAAGCATTACGCTGAGTGGTGACGTATTCGCGGAAGATCTTACGGCAGGCGTGGATGTTTCCAGCTGGTTTACCAATCTGCCCGCAGGTCTGACCGCCAAGGTCAAGGATCGAACCAACTATACAAAGACCTTGGTCATCACCATCAGCGGCACGCCTACGGCGACCTCCGCCGCGGCCATCAGCGTTGAAATGCCGAAGAGCGCGCTGCGTTATACCGGCACCGGCACTGCCATTGAACAGACCGTCCTTCCCAACTCCAAGGCGGTCTACAGCATCGTTGAGGGTGGCACCCATACGCATAACTATAGTGCGTGGGCAAAGCTGGACGACAACTGCCACTATCAGACCTGCTCCGTTGCCGGTTGCGATGAACCCACTAAGTTCGAAGACCACACCTTAGTCGGCAACTGGAAGCTCGACACGGCTGACAACACCAAGCACTACAAGGAGTGCGATGTCTGCAAGGGCAAGGTTGAAGCCCCCCATGTGGAGAGCAGCAAGATCACCGTTATCCCTGCTGGCATCGGCAAAGAGGGCACATGGAAGACAGAATGCGTTGACTGCGGCAAGCCGATGAATACCGGCACGTTCCCCGCGCTGACTGCCATTTCTGCGGTCAACGTGACCGTCACCGCTCCCGTCAAGGGTGAAACTCCGAAAGATGCAACGACGGCTGATGCCACCTACAGCGTCGCTAATACCGCTTGGGACCCCACTGTCAGCGGCACCTTCGCAGGCGGCACTAAGTACACCGTGACGGTTTCTCTGGAGGCCATCGGCAACAACCGTTTCACCAATGCTACCACCTTCCAGATCAACGGCAAAACGGCTGCGGTCGTCGGTACAAAGCCCACTGCCGCTGGTGCGGATAGCACCAAGATTACCCTTGAGTTCCCCGCAACCTCCAGCGGCTCCACCGGTGGCGGTGGCGGCGGCGGTGTCACCACCTATCCCATCACTGTGAAGAGCGCCAAGAACGGCGATGTGACCGCGAGCCACAAGTCCGCCTCCAAGGGCACTGCCGTCACCCTGACGGTCGATCCCGACAAGGGCTATGTGCTCGATACCCTCACCGTTCTGGACGGCAAGGACAAGGAGATCAAGCTGACCGAGAAGAACGGCAAGTATACCTTCACCATGCCCGCCAGCAAGGTCACCGTGGCGGCCACGTTTAAGGCTTCTGCCCCCACCGGCAAGAATCCCTTCATCGACGTGCCCGCTGGCTCCTACTATGAGGACGCTGTTGTCTGGGCGGTTGAGAAGGGCATCACCAGCGGCACCAGCGCTGTGACCTTCGACCCCAACGGCAACTGCACGAGAGCGCAGGCAGTCACCTTCCTGTGGCGTGCTGCCGGTTCCCCCGCCCCCAAGACCAAGGTCATGCCCTTTACTGACGTTCCCTCCGGCAGCTACTACTATGACGCTGTCCTGTGGGCGATGGAGCAGGGCATTACCAAGGGCACCAGCGACACCGCTTTCAGCCCCAATGCTTCCTGCACCCGCGCTCAGATCGTCACCTTCCTGTGGCGTGCCAACGGCAGCCCCGCTGTCAGCGGCAATTCTGCCTTCACCGATGTGGCGGCTGACGCTTACTACGCGGCGGCAGTCACCTGGGCGGAGAAGAACGGCGTCACCGGCGGTATCGGCGGCGGACTGTTCGGCTCCAACAACAACTGCACAAGAGCCCAGATCGTCACCTTCCTCTATCGCAGTGTGAAGTGA
- a CDS encoding double zinc ribbon domain-containing protein, protein MTEYDLRTRRALRQVTLLEFGFGPETMRRCKLCPECGRANPAQDTHCADCGAALPEKTLYDFYLSRHRCCPGCGVAVTDYAVYCPECGTRLPKAGVTRRKETAV, encoded by the coding sequence ATGACCGAATACGATCTGCGGACAAGAAGAGCCCTGCGGCAGGTGACGCTGCTGGAATTCGGCTTCGGACCGGAAACCATGCGGCGATGTAAGCTCTGCCCGGAGTGCGGCAGGGCAAACCCCGCGCAGGACACGCACTGCGCCGACTGCGGCGCGGCGCTGCCGGAAAAGACCCTCTATGACTTCTACCTCTCCCGCCACCGCTGCTGCCCCGGCTGCGGTGTGGCTGTCACCGACTACGCGGTGTACTGCCCGGAGTGCGGGACGCGCTTGCCGAAGGCAGGCGTGACACGGAGAAAGGAGACCGCGGTATGA
- a CDS encoding ABC transporter substrate-binding protein yields MKKRMLAALLLSALLFTISGCGEKSLLNKKEPVSLTIWHVYGEQAGSPMDLLVQEFNRTVGQERGVQVKVTGTSSASKIGGYLKEAQSGGQEVQEMPDLFTCHISDATALGEENLVDWHDWFTEEELSDFVPGFLSDGMADGRLLIFPVSKSTQLLMCNGSGFARFSDATGVGYDDLATWEGFYDAAGKFYDWSGKPFCALDYPIRAVELCAMERGSGDFYTENGWYDTDNAVFKESWMQFARSLAQGHVVVSDLYSNTQVMTGDVVCGLGSSAAILYYNDTVTYPDNTQEPMDLHVLPMPKTAGADALMTQAGVGLCAYKTTEQKAEAAALFVRWLTEAERNLDFVAQTGYMPVRNGAFDAISDYDNFPAPAAAYESLYAALKTMREDYVPVSEPRFEGYYGKVSVLYDGLRQLQQELPARAAAGEDIDALAEETWALFCSIR; encoded by the coding sequence ATGAAAAAGCGTATGCTGGCGGCTCTGCTGCTATCCGCCCTTCTTTTCACCATCTCCGGCTGCGGAGAGAAGTCCCTGCTGAATAAAAAGGAGCCGGTCTCTCTGACCATCTGGCATGTCTACGGCGAACAGGCAGGCTCGCCCATGGATCTTTTGGTGCAGGAGTTCAACCGCACCGTGGGACAGGAGCGCGGCGTGCAGGTGAAGGTCACCGGCACCAGCAGCGCATCCAAGATCGGCGGCTACCTGAAGGAGGCGCAGAGCGGTGGGCAGGAGGTGCAGGAGATGCCCGACCTCTTTACCTGCCACATTTCCGATGCCACCGCCTTGGGTGAGGAGAACCTTGTCGATTGGCACGACTGGTTTACGGAGGAGGAACTCTCCGACTTCGTTCCCGGCTTTCTCTCCGACGGTATGGCGGACGGTCGGCTGCTGATCTTCCCCGTTTCCAAGTCCACGCAGCTTCTGATGTGCAACGGCAGCGGCTTCGCCCGCTTTTCCGATGCCACCGGCGTCGGCTACGATGACCTCGCCACATGGGAGGGCTTTTACGACGCTGCCGGCAAGTTCTATGACTGGTCGGGCAAGCCCTTCTGCGCGCTGGATTATCCCATCCGTGCCGTGGAGCTCTGCGCCATGGAGCGCGGCAGCGGGGATTTCTACACGGAAAACGGCTGGTACGATACTGACAACGCCGTATTTAAGGAGAGCTGGATGCAGTTCGCCCGATCTCTCGCGCAGGGCCATGTGGTGGTCTCTGACCTCTACTCCAACACCCAGGTGATGACCGGCGATGTGGTGTGCGGCCTCGGCTCCTCCGCGGCGATTCTATATTATAATGATACCGTCACCTACCCGGACAACACGCAGGAGCCCATGGATCTCCATGTGCTGCCTATGCCGAAAACGGCGGGAGCGGACGCTCTGATGACACAGGCAGGCGTGGGGCTTTGCGCCTACAAGACCACCGAGCAGAAGGCGGAGGCCGCCGCGCTGTTCGTCCGCTGGCTGACGGAGGCAGAGCGCAACCTCGACTTCGTGGCGCAGACCGGCTATATGCCGGTGCGGAACGGTGCCTTTGACGCCATCTCGGATTACGACAATTTCCCGGCACCCGCGGCGGCTTATGAGAGTCTCTATGCCGCACTCAAGACCATGCGTGAGGACTATGTCCCCGTGTCCGAGCCGCGCTTCGAGGGCTACTACGGCAAGGTCAGCGTCCTCTATGACGGTCTGCGCCAGCTCCAGCAGGAGTTGCCTGCGCGTGCCGCAGCCGGTGAGGACATTGACGCGCTGGCGGAGGAAACTTGGGCGTTGTTCTGCTCCATTCGCTGA
- a CDS encoding helix-turn-helix transcriptional regulator: MRRRLFLYMGALAALLLAVLLVALLLLGQLKSPRAETEKALTFQMGAFRSDMASLWRNVSVMGIHLSEDMTALIEEQTSDFSSLNGNVAAVEALQEAMLEPLCQYVRQTDCSGAFILLAASLSSDPAVDSHAGLYVQRGNAEHTTGELLLYRGMADIGRRHKVMPHRKWAQEFDLSNFPGFAEHLEKASAPIEHSCRTTKFITLPGTTEQAILLTVPMIGADGTVYGLCGFSVNQTYFLAHHAQPTGIGSLACVLSDAAEGLDVQRGLLTYPTGDFCFVPDELLEKRSLRGGLTAFVGSELSFVGISEPFTVAVGDEVPHDLTVLISKATYDRAMLKSGIEIAALLTLLVFFAVGCCLFYTRRYLRPILEDIDHVTVAGGEKGKPIFEELLPISEKMRSHEEAVTALKAERQDAQDRAEQLLGEKLGLEEQVEGMQGQLDDSLAEIRRLAHLGKKELKPADYDKFLKGYAKLSTKELEICEALVSGLSTRQCAEQIGCASSTVDTYRKRVYEKTGIHRVRQLQLCVALMRMEQQESETQKES, encoded by the coding sequence ATGCGACGTCGGCTGTTTCTATACATGGGCGCATTGGCGGCTCTGCTGCTGGCGGTGCTGTTGGTCGCCCTGCTTCTGCTTGGGCAACTCAAAAGCCCACGGGCTGAAACGGAAAAGGCTCTGACCTTCCAGATGGGAGCCTTTCGCTCGGATATGGCCTCCCTGTGGCGGAACGTCTCCGTCATGGGCATACATCTCTCGGAGGATATGACAGCCCTCATTGAGGAGCAGACCTCGGACTTTTCCTCCCTGAACGGGAATGTGGCCGCCGTGGAGGCCCTGCAGGAGGCCATGCTGGAGCCGCTGTGCCAGTATGTGCGGCAGACGGATTGCTCCGGCGCGTTTATCCTGCTGGCCGCCTCACTCAGCTCCGATCCCGCTGTGGATTCCCATGCCGGACTGTATGTGCAGCGCGGCAACGCCGAGCACACCACCGGCGAATTGCTGCTCTATCGCGGCATGGCGGACATCGGGCGGCGGCACAAGGTAATGCCTCACCGGAAGTGGGCGCAGGAATTTGACCTATCGAACTTCCCCGGCTTTGCGGAGCATCTGGAAAAAGCCTCCGCACCCATAGAGCATAGCTGCCGCACCACAAAGTTCATCACCCTGCCGGGTACCACAGAGCAGGCGATCCTTCTGACCGTCCCCATGATCGGCGCGGATGGCACGGTATACGGTCTGTGCGGCTTTTCCGTCAATCAGACCTACTTCTTGGCGCACCACGCGCAGCCGACCGGCATTGGCAGCCTTGCCTGTGTTCTGTCGGATGCCGCGGAGGGGCTGGATGTTCAAAGAGGGCTTCTGACCTATCCCACAGGCGACTTCTGTTTTGTGCCGGATGAGCTGCTGGAAAAAAGGAGCCTGCGCGGTGGGCTGACCGCCTTTGTAGGGTCGGAGCTTTCCTTTGTCGGCATTTCAGAGCCGTTTACAGTGGCTGTCGGGGATGAGGTGCCTCACGATCTGACGGTGCTGATTTCAAAAGCCACCTATGACCGCGCCATGCTGAAAAGCGGGATAGAGATCGCCGCCCTGCTGACGCTGCTGGTGTTTTTTGCCGTGGGCTGCTGCCTGTTCTATACCCGCCGCTATCTCAGACCCATTCTGGAGGACATTGATCATGTCACCGTGGCGGGCGGCGAGAAGGGAAAGCCCATCTTTGAGGAGCTGCTGCCCATCTCCGAGAAGATGCGATCCCATGAGGAGGCTGTGACCGCTCTGAAGGCGGAACGGCAGGATGCCCAGGACAGAGCCGAGCAGCTTTTAGGCGAAAAGCTGGGGCTTGAAGAGCAGGTAGAGGGTATGCAGGGGCAGCTGGACGATTCCCTTGCGGAGATCCGTCGTTTGGCTCACCTCGGAAAGAAGGAGCTGAAACCGGCTGACTATGATAAATTCTTAAAGGGCTACGCCAAGCTGAGCACCAAGGAGCTCGAAATATGCGAGGCTCTTGTCAGCGGCCTGAGTACCCGCCAATGTGCGGAGCAGATCGGCTGTGCCTCCAGCACCGTAGATACATACCGCAAGAGGGTTTATGAAAAGACCGGCATCCACAGGGTGCGGCAGCTGCAGCTCTGCGTTGCGCTCATGCGGATGGAACAGCAGGAGTCGGAAACACAGAAAGAATCATGA
- a CDS encoding helix-turn-helix domain-containing protein, producing the protein MTPTEREILEALADGSSPRELSEQRNCSESTIATHRKNIYRKLGIHKVYQLKICIALLRQEREAQN; encoded by the coding sequence GTGACGCCGACGGAACGAGAGATTTTGGAGGCTCTGGCGGATGGCAGCAGTCCCCGGGAGCTTTCCGAACAAAGGAACTGCTCGGAGAGCACCATCGCCACACACCGCAAAAACATTTACAGAAAGCTGGGCATCCACAAAGTCTATCAGCTCAAGATCTGCATTGCACTTCTGCGTCAGGAGCGAGAAGCACAAAACTGA